Proteins encoded by one window of Deltaproteobacteria bacterium:
- a CDS encoding phosphoribosylanthranilate isomerase has protein sequence MKIKLCGVRTVPDALLCAREGADEIGVVFAERSRRHVTVEEAKAIRDALSARIPLVGVFLDAELSEVLRIAGEVGLQAAQLHGKWPAERTALALYAALQVDSEESLRPRPGAARILLDGPAGGSGKSFPWKLAEKARQIHDGELFVAGGLTPENVAQAIAEARPSGVDVAGGIEGPRGFKDPERVRAFVRAARGASR, from the coding sequence ATGAAGATCAAGCTCTGTGGCGTGCGCACCGTGCCGGACGCCCTTCTCTGTGCTCGCGAGGGCGCCGACGAGATCGGCGTGGTCTTCGCGGAGAGGAGCCGCCGCCACGTCACGGTGGAGGAGGCGAAGGCCATCCGCGACGCCTTGTCCGCCCGCATCCCTTTGGTCGGCGTGTTCCTGGACGCGGAACTTTCCGAGGTGCTTCGGATCGCAGGCGAGGTCGGTCTGCAGGCCGCGCAGCTCCACGGCAAATGGCCAGCGGAGCGCACCGCGCTTGCGCTCTACGCGGCGCTTCAGGTCGACTCGGAGGAGTCGCTGCGGCCGCGACCGGGTGCAGCCCGGATCCTCCTCGACGGTCCCGCGGGCGGCTCCGGGAAGAGCTTTCCCTGGAAGCTGGCGGAGAAAGCGCGCCAGATCCACGACGGCGAGCTCTTCGTCGCCGGAGGGCTCACGCCGGAAAACGTCGCCCAGGCGATCGCCGAGGCACGCCCTTCGGGCGTCGACGTCGCGGGCGGAATCGAAGGACCTCGAGGGTTCAAGGATCCGGAGAGGGTGCGCGCGTTCGTGCGCGCCGCGCGAGGTGCGTCGAGATGA
- a CDS encoding indole-3-glycerol-phosphate synthase has product MSHLEKLVAQALEDARERQRLPLPSPSPALRPFPRAGLIAEVKRASPSSGSINPGLDAALATAYERGGAAAISVLTDRAHFGGSLADLRAAREAVALPVLRKDFIVTEFQVREARAHGADAILLIAAAAPLATLRPLRYLARELGMAVLFEVHEESELEMARACEPDLLGVNARNLKTLEVYPDAFGRIAPLARGIAPLVAESGVRTAEDVRRYRALGASMLLVGEALSSAADPESATRALVRA; this is encoded by the coding sequence ATGAGCCATCTGGAGAAGCTGGTGGCGCAGGCGCTCGAGGACGCGCGCGAACGGCAGCGGTTGCCGCTGCCCTCGCCCTCGCCGGCGCTCCGGCCTTTTCCACGCGCGGGATTGATCGCCGAAGTGAAGCGCGCCAGTCCCTCCAGCGGATCCATCAATCCCGGGCTGGATGCTGCGCTGGCCACGGCGTACGAGCGCGGCGGCGCGGCGGCGATCTCGGTGCTCACCGACCGCGCACACTTCGGCGGCTCGCTCGCCGATCTGCGCGCCGCGCGCGAAGCCGTTGCGCTCCCGGTCTTGCGCAAGGACTTCATCGTCACCGAGTTCCAGGTCCGGGAGGCGCGCGCGCACGGAGCCGACGCCATCCTCCTCATCGCCGCCGCCGCTCCGCTCGCCACCTTGCGGCCGCTGCGGTACCTGGCACGCGAGCTGGGGATGGCGGTGCTGTTCGAGGTTCACGAGGAGAGCGAGCTGGAGATGGCGCGCGCCTGCGAGCCCGATCTGTTGGGAGTGAACGCGCGGAATCTGAAGACTCTGGAAGTCTACCCGGACGCCTTTGGCCGGATCGCGCCGCTGGCGCGCGGAATCGCGCCACTGGTCGCGGAGAGCGGTGTCCGCACCGCTGAGGACGTCCGCCGCTATCGCGCGCTCGGGGCCTCGATGCTGCTGGTCGGCGAGGCGCTCTCGTCCGCCGCGGATCCCGAATCGGCGACGCGGGCGCTGGTGCGCGCATGA
- the trpD gene encoding anthranilate phosphoribosyltransferase, whose product MPLREHIRLAVDGIHLSRAQAAAAMDAMLDGSAPVSQMAALLVALRMKGETPDEIAGAAQALRSRATRVEVSQDRLIDTCGTGGDASHTFNISTTSAFVAAAGGARVAKHGNRAVSSRCGSADVLTALGVEVELPPAAVAACIDECGIGFLFAPRHHAAMRHVAPVRKELGLRTLFNLLGPLANPAGARRQLLGVYAPQLVPVLAKTLAELGCDRAFVVHGYGGLDEISTAGPTVVCEVRSGVVRQFELSPEDAGVQRAPLEGLRGGDAQQNAETLRAVLRGENGPQRAATLLNGGAALAAAGVCETIADGVRLAERAIDSGAALDRLERLVQASQARKAAP is encoded by the coding sequence ATGCCGCTGCGCGAGCACATCCGGCTGGCCGTCGACGGGATTCACCTCTCGCGCGCGCAGGCGGCGGCAGCGATGGACGCGATGCTCGACGGCAGCGCCCCCGTGTCGCAGATGGCCGCGCTGCTCGTGGCGCTGCGGATGAAGGGCGAGACGCCGGACGAGATCGCCGGCGCCGCCCAGGCGCTGCGATCCCGGGCGACGCGCGTCGAAGTCTCGCAGGATCGGCTCATCGACACCTGCGGGACCGGCGGAGACGCGTCGCACACGTTCAACATCTCCACCACGTCGGCGTTCGTCGCTGCCGCCGGAGGAGCGCGCGTCGCCAAGCACGGCAACCGTGCGGTCTCCTCCCGGTGCGGCAGCGCCGACGTGCTCACCGCGCTGGGAGTCGAGGTGGAGCTGCCGCCGGCTGCCGTCGCGGCGTGCATCGACGAGTGCGGCATCGGGTTCCTCTTTGCCCCGCGGCATCACGCGGCCATGCGCCACGTCGCGCCGGTGCGCAAGGAGCTCGGGCTGCGCACGCTCTTCAACCTGCTCGGGCCGCTGGCGAATCCCGCGGGAGCACGCCGCCAGCTCCTCGGCGTATATGCCCCGCAGCTCGTCCCGGTGCTGGCGAAGACGCTGGCGGAGCTGGGATGCGACCGCGCCTTCGTGGTCCACGGGTACGGCGGGCTCGACGAGATCTCCACGGCCGGCCCGACCGTGGTCTGCGAAGTCCGCTCCGGCGTGGTGCGCCAGTTCGAGCTGTCGCCGGAGGACGCCGGCGTGCAGCGGGCTCCGCTCGAAGGATTGCGCGGCGGAGACGCCCAGCAGAACGCCGAGACGCTGCGCGCCGTGCTCCGCGGCGAGAACGGTCCGCAGCGGGCGGCGACGCTGCTCAACGGAGGAGCGGCGCTGGCGGCCGCCGGCGTCTGCGAGACCATCGCCGACGGCGTCCGCCTCGCGGAGCGCGCCATCGACAGCGGAGCCGCACTGGACCGGCTGGAGCGGCTGGTGCAGGCGTCGCAAGCGCGGAAGGCTGCGCCATGA
- a CDS encoding aminodeoxychorismate/anthranilate synthase component II encodes MKPRVLVIDNYDSFTFNLVQRLGELGASVDVLRNDAASAAEILRRRPERLVLSPGPCTPNEAGVCLELISRACGLNGFARPQRAVPILGVCLGHQSIGQAFGGKVVRAREPVHGKAEEIVHDGSALFRGAPKPLHAGRYHSLVVDGRTLPRELKVSARTKDGIVMAVRHLRLPVFGVQFHPESILTPDGQTLLGNFLRV; translated from the coding sequence ATGAAGCCGCGGGTCCTGGTCATCGACAACTACGACTCGTTCACCTTCAATCTGGTGCAGCGCCTCGGCGAGTTGGGCGCCTCCGTGGACGTGCTGCGCAACGACGCCGCGAGCGCCGCGGAGATTCTTCGGCGCCGCCCGGAGCGGCTGGTGCTGTCGCCCGGACCGTGCACTCCGAACGAGGCGGGAGTGTGCCTGGAGCTCATCTCCCGCGCCTGTGGGCTGAACGGCTTTGCGCGGCCGCAGCGCGCGGTCCCCATCCTCGGCGTCTGCCTGGGGCATCAGAGCATCGGACAGGCCTTCGGGGGAAAGGTCGTGCGCGCGCGGGAGCCAGTGCATGGAAAGGCGGAGGAGATCGTGCACGACGGGAGCGCGCTCTTCCGCGGGGCGCCCAAGCCGCTGCACGCTGGCCGCTATCATTCGCTGGTGGTCGACGGGCGCACCCTGCCCAGGGAGCTCAAGGTCTCCGCGCGCACGAAGGACGGGATCGTGATGGCGGTTCGCCATTTGCGGCTGCCGGTTTTCGGCGTGCAGTTCCATCCAGAGTCCATCCTGACTCCCGACGGGCAGACGCTCCTCGGCAACTTCCTCAGGGTTTGA